From the Planktothricoides raciborskii GIHE-MW2 genome, the window TGGGCGATTTGGCGGCAAATATGTTCCCGAAACTTTAATGCCAGCTTTGACTGAGTTAGAAGCCGCTTATCAACAATATCGCCAAGACCCAGAGTTTCAAGCCGAGTTAAATCAATTATTGCAAGATTATTGCGGTCGCCCTAGTCCTTTATATTTTGCTGAACGCCTGACTCAATATTATGCCCGTCCTGATGGCACCGGGCCACAAATTTATTTGAAGCGGGAAGACCTGAATCATACCGGAGCCCATAAAATTAATAATGCGATCGCCCAGGCACTTTTGGCCAAACGCATGGGCAAACAGCGGATTATTGCGGAAACCGGCGCCGGTCAGCATGGGGTCGCCACTGCCACCGTTTGTGCGCGCTTTGGTCTAGACTGCGTGATTTATATGGGCGTTCAAGATATGGAACGCCAATCCCTAAACGTATTTAGAATGCGGTTAATGGGGGCAGAGGTGCGTCCCGTGGCTGCGGGCACTGGCACCCTGAAAGATGCCACCTCCGAAGCGATCCGCGATTGGGTGACTAATGTGGAAACCACCCATTATATTCTCGGTTCCGTGGCTGGGCCGCATCCTTATCCGATGATGGTGCGGGATTTTCATCATGTGATTGGTCAGGAAACCCGCAGCCAATGCCAAGCCAAATGGGGCGGTTTGCCGGATATTCTCATGGCTTGCGTAGGCGGTGGTTCCAATGCGATGGGACTATTTTATGAGTTTATTGGCGATCGCCAAGTGCGGATGATTGGTGTAGAAGCTGCCGGTGAGGGCGTTGACACCGATAAACACGCGGCCACTTTGACTCGCGGACAAGTGGGGGTGTTGCACGGGGCGATGAGTTATTTGTTACAAGATAATGATGGTCAAGTGATTGAAGCTCATTCTATTAGTGCTGGTTTGGATTATCCCGGTGTTGGCCCCGAACATAGCTATTTAAAAGATACTCAACGAGCGGAATATTATAGTGTGACGGACTCCGAAGCGGTGGCCGCATTTCAACGTTTATCCCAGTTAGAGGGGATTATTCCCGCTTTAGAAACTTCTCATGCGATCGCTTATTTGGAAACCCTTTGTCCCCAACTCACTGGCAGTCCCCGAATTGTGATTAACTGTTCTGG encodes:
- the trpB gene encoding tryptophan synthase subunit beta; this encodes MTTTPLPKPPEISTNAIQVPDALGRFGRFGGKYVPETLMPALTELEAAYQQYRQDPEFQAELNQLLQDYCGRPSPLYFAERLTQYYARPDGTGPQIYLKREDLNHTGAHKINNAIAQALLAKRMGKQRIIAETGAGQHGVATATVCARFGLDCVIYMGVQDMERQSLNVFRMRLMGAEVRPVAAGTGTLKDATSEAIRDWVTNVETTHYILGSVAGPHPYPMMVRDFHHVIGQETRSQCQAKWGGLPDILMACVGGGSNAMGLFYEFIGDRQVRMIGVEAAGEGVDTDKHAATLTRGQVGVLHGAMSYLLQDNDGQVIEAHSISAGLDYPGVGPEHSYLKDTQRAEYYSVTDSEAVAAFQRLSQLEGIIPALETSHAIAYLETLCPQLTGSPRIVINCSGRGDKDVQTVAKFLHLGA